A region of the Leptospiraceae bacterium genome:
GACTCGGTTTATTCTCCTCCCCTCTCTCTTGTTAAGTTTATTTTTTTACTATCTTAAAAAGAAAACCTCTTTTTTAACATATGATGACACCTTTAATGTAACATCAAATGATATAAACATCTTACGTCGAACTCACGTTGTTTAAGTTACATCTAATAATTTAGAATCTAATCCTCATTAGCCACTATCCAATCTAATGCAGCAGGCCAAGTTTCTTCGGGAGCATTGATTCCGCACACAATATCCATATGACCATAGCTGGCTTTACTTCCATATTCTTTTCCAAATATCATATGACGGTTGCGGCATTTCAAATTGGTTGTAGTCCATTCAATTCCTTCTAGAGCGCATACCCAGTCTTTGTCTCCGGCTAATAGTAAAGTTGGTGCTACAATACGTCTATCATAAACATAGTGATTGAATCCGCCGGATAAGCGTGTCATACCCTCTACTGCAGAGATAGTCTTTATTTGATTCCATTCTAAAACAGCAATGCGTTGCACTGTTTTATCCATGACAGCGTTTTTTACTTCAGGAGTTAAGTTGTCGGGATTCCAAAGAAACCGATTCCATGGAGTGTTTTCATTTACAAATGCTTTCAGTGGTCTCCAGAGTTGATCGATTGGAAAATAAGGAAGAACAGTAATATAGTCCAACCAAGTTCTAAAATGATTAATTGTAGAATAAGAGTAAGTTAATGCTGCCGCAAATCCTGTGAGGCTTTTTATATTAGCCGCTTTGTGTCTAATCTGATAGAAGAATCCAAGAATCCCTCCAAGACTATGACCTACCCAGTGAAGGTTTTTACTTCCTGTCGTTTCCAGTATGTATTCAACTGCGCAAGGTAAATCACAGAGCAGATAATCATCAATAGACCATTGATTTCCTCTTCCCGTATGAGGACCGTCACTTCCCGATCTTCCACGCAAGTCAATTGAATAAACATCAAATCCTTGTGATGCAAGCCAGGGAGCAAAGTTATAACCCTCAACGCCAATATCCCAGGTCGTGCTGTCAGAAGCAATTCCATGCACGAGTAGGACAGGAGTTTTTCTTGTTATCTTATGACCGTGATAGTGGTAAAGAGCGATTTTCCACATATCGGATGTAGTGAGTTCTAGTTTTTCTTTTTCAATGGTGAGCATGGTGATGACCTTGATACATAGATTCGATTAAGTTTTCATACTTAGTGTGAATTACATTTCGTTTGATTTTTTGTAGATTGGTTAATTCCTGTCCGACTAATAGTTTCTTCGGTAGAAAACGGATATGAGTTACATGTTCAAAAGCTTTAAATCCATTTCTTTCGTTTACGATCTCTGATAATACTGAGCGGAAAAGATGGATTATCTCCGGCATTGTGTTCAGGTTGCAAGTCTCATCGAATTCATTGACAGCATAACCGGCGTCTTCTAGTCTTTCGTAAGAAGGCCAGATTAAAACACCTAAGTTTTTCTTATCTTGACCGACGACTACTGCTTGTTCGATCAGAGGATGTTGTGTTAGAAGAGTTTCGATTGGAACCGGTTCAATGTTTTCTCCTCCTAATAGAACGATAGTATCCTTTGCTCTTCCACGGATACTTAAGTTTCCGAATTCATCGATTCTTCCTAAGTCACCTGTATTTAGCCAACCATCTCTTAATACTGTTTTTGTTGCAATGTCATTTTTATAATAACCACTTGTGACACCGGGACCCTTTACCCAAATCACTCCAATGCTTCCTTGCGGTAAAAGCTCGTTATTCTCAGTTCGAATTTGAATGACCGTTTCATTGACTATGCGACCAACTGTTCCTATTTGCACATTGTCAATGGAACGCATTGCGATTACGGGCGAACATTCTGTCATACCGTATCCTTCATAAACTGGAATTCCAATTGCGTTAAAGAATTCATCTATATGACGTGGCAATGCTCCTCCACCTGAAATTGTTCCTCTCAATTCTCCGCCTAACATTGCTCTCACTCTCATCAGAAAGATTGGATCCAAATACATATCTGGAAATGTTAGCGTTGCTTTTTTTACAACAGACTGCATTAGGTCAGAAATAATTCCTCCGAAAACAGGAAAGGAAGAAAGGAATCCATTTTCTGTAACCCGTTGCCAGGTATGCTGGATTATATTATTGGCTGAGTGTAATTCTTTTTTTATGTCGTAGGATAAATCAAATAATTCTCTGTTTAATGCCTCTGTCTTATCAACGCGCTCTCTGAGTCTTTGGTAAATAGTTTCCCATAATCTTGGTGCGGAAGCCATAAGAGTAGGTTTAACACGAATAAAATCTTCCATTAAATCTTTCGTGCTTGTATAATAATGATTTGCCCCTCGGTAGATAGTGCAGTAAAGCATCAAGCGCTCGAATATATGCCAGATAGGAAGTATAGAGAGGATACGATCTGTTTGCTGCAATTGAAGTAAATCAGGAACTACACGAAGTTGATACATCATATTGGCATGAGTCAAGACGACTCCTTTGGGATTTCCTGTTGTGCCCGATGTATAGATAATAGTAAAAGGGTTGCTTGCTGAAATCTTTGAACGAATTTGATATAATTGGTTTTGTGTTTCGTTAGTGAGAGGTTTTGCATTTGTGAGTAAATCCGCGAGTGTAACACCATTGAACTTTGCTAAACTGTCTTTTGGAAATTCGGGATCTAAGACAAATACTTTTACTTTCAATTCAGAAAGAATTTCTGCTATTTTCTTATAGAGTCGTAAATGCTCTATGAATACAATCTTCGCACCGCAATGCTCTAAGATAAAACGAATTTCATTTGCACTAGAATCACTTCCACGTGGAACACAAACTCCACCAGCTAGTTGAATTCCCATATCAGCAATCAGCCATTCCATTCTATTATCTGCAATGACTGCAACGTTATCCCCCATATTGACTCCAAGAGAAATAAGCTCTAACGCAAGAACTTGTGCTCGCCGATACACCTCCGCAAAAGAAGTGGAGCGATAGTATTTATGTCTGTCCTTGGTGTGAAAGAATTGTTTTGGGTAACTCACTGCTGCTCTTGAGTATACATCTAGTAATGTTTTATCTGGCATGGTATATTCCGATCGAGTTTCTAATGTAAAATTCCTTTCAAGGTCTTTTGTTTAATCCATTCAGTCAAGTAGGAAAAGAAATAATTAAAGCAAGCAAAACTGTTGTTTGTATTCTGTCATCGAGAGCGTGTTCATGGATTCTTTAATAAAAGAGGAATTTGGTTGATTGTATTCGGACGCATTTGCAAACTAGCATGAATAGATTATATCATACATGCTTAGAATGAAAGGTAAAAAGAAGTGATAGAAAAATACTGGGGCATGAAACCAAATTTAGATAAGGCTCTAATGATCGCCAAACGACAATTAGCCGAGCTTGTGCATGATGCAGTGAATCTAGAGGGTCTACATTTTTCTTTGCCAGAAATACAAACATTACTAGATGGAATCACTGTCGGTGGTCATAAATTGTCCGACCAACAAGTAGCGATTAATCAAGCGGAAGCCTGGCGAAAGCTATTTGAATGGGTATCTAGAAAAAGCTTTGCAGTTACAGTTGAGAAAGTCTGTGAATTACATAAAATAGCCGCTAAAGAAGAAGCTTTAACGTGGGGAGTATTTAGAACTGGAAGTGTATTTATATCAGGAACAAGTTATACTCCTCCGCATCATTTAGAATTAGAATCTAGATTCTCTGAAATGTTAAAGTCATTAGAAGGGAAAGAGGATGCATATGACCGAGCTATTCATTTATTTTTAGTGATGGCGAGAACTCAGTTTTTCTATGATGTAAATAAAAGAATGGGTAGATTTATCATGAATGGATATTTACTCATTCACGGGTTTCCAGCGATTAACCTCCCTGCCAAAAGACAATTGGAATTTAATACAAAGATGTTAGCTTTCTATGAATCAGGCGAACAACAAGAAATGAATTTATTTCTCCGATCTTGTTTAGATGAAAAAATAATTCAAATCATGAAAGAAGAATAAATCTAAAGCCTGCTTAATAAATCCGTCTTCTTTGCGATAAATTCAGCTTCGGTTAAGACACCGGCTTCGTGTAGTTTGCCTAACTTTTCTAATAGTTCAAGAACTCCTTCTGAATTTGTATTCATAGGAACTGGATTACTCTGGGTGAAATTAGGTTGTGGTTGTTCTATAAATGGAGTAACTGGTTGCGGATTAATAAAATTAACCTGTTGTTGATTGGCTCCTGCGCCTGAGACTTTAGGAAGGCTATTTACTAATATTGTTCCATACTGACTGCTAAAGGTAAGAGATGCATCTCCTCCTTGTTGTTGGCTAACACCGCCTATACTGTGATCGAGTGTATCGTAAATAGTCACTGATCCATTATAGTCTATTGCCAGTCTACGTGTCTGTGGAAATACCGCATAACGTGTATTATTCTGTGAGCCGCTAGAAGAAGGATTTCCTAACTCAGATGGATACCAATTTGTTGCATAAGGACCTGATGTGATTACTTCAAAGATTTGTGTATTGGCTAGAGCATTCGATAATTCATTGCAGAGGTTGTCTACCGTATTCTTCAACCCGTTGTTGAACATATCGCCAACCATTACCATTCCGCCTCTCATCCATTGACCGCCTCCACCCAATTCAGGACAATTAAATTGTGCCATACTTCCGCTTCCATTGTTCACAGCGATTAACATGTGCATGACCGCATTGTAGCTTAAGTTATATTTGGAACAGATTCTGTTGACTAGGTTTTGACCGTTAGGTGTTAGGTTTTGCATACATTCAACCTAGGCTTGCTCATTCATCTGTCAACGAGTATTTCAATTAATAAAAAACCCCTCTTCCTTGTTCGATTCCTGAGTGGAGTCGAAGGACAAGAAAGAGGGGCTTATTCGTATTAACCAGATCACCCTGATTTTAATCAGGGTGATTTGTTATTAACTATGTTTACGGTTTTTCCAAATTCTTCCTGCTAAGATTGCTCCTACAAGAAGTGCAATAGCGGCAGCAGTTCCTCTTGCTGTATCACTCTTTGCAGTTTTAGAAATATACGCTAGTAGGTTGCTATTTACGGGAAGATCATTCGAACCTACACTCTGTGTGTAATAGGAATAACTAACCGTAATAGGAGTACCCGAAGCTGGAATCGTTCCAGTAAATGAGATTTTATTGGTAGCTGAGTTGTAAATAAACTTTGTAGTTCCAAGACTTGCTATACCCATTTGAATGGAAGAACCATTTACCAGTACCTGTAAGGTATTGGTAATGGGTACATGATCCAATGCGTAAGTTGAAGCACCGGAAGCAGCTTGATCAGCGATCAACTCCATGAAAGCAGAGGGATTGGATGCACAGATAGTTGATCCCATACCACTAGTTTTTGCGATGATATCAGGATATATAGCGTCTGCACCGCCACCTTTTGGAGCTTCTTGGGTATCCCCATTTGGACCTGTACAATACCCTGCATTACCGGAAGTGTTCATTGGATACACTGCATGGACTGTCGCTTTCCCTATGAATTCATTGCTGTCTTTATTGAAAATAGTCGCGGGAGCAGTTAGACCAGCAGTAGTCAGTTCAGTTCTGGCGGCATCGTACTGATCCGGGTCATCACTGATAACGATCACTGTCATAGGTACATTGGAACGACCATTCGTTGCACGTACCTGTGTAAATGTACCGCCACTTGCTATAGCCCTTTCAGCATACAAGATATTAGTTTCTGTACTCCAACCCCGAATACCGATTTTGCTAACGGTTGTATTAAATTCAGTTTCCTTAGTATCGTCAAAATAATTAACTCCGGATCCCCAATCATTGATACCTTCTCCTGTACCTACCCCGGTAGGCTGACAGGTCTGATGTTGACCACTAGCAAAGCCACGTAACACTGTATCTGGTCGCCAGAGTTTGTCGCAGTCAGAGGTAATCACACTCATTCGGAAATCAGTACCTAAACTCTTCAAGCGAGCAAAAAAGCTAGCAAGAGAAGTTTGTAATCCAGTCTGTTCTCCCGCCATAGTTGCCGAGTTGTTGACGGAAATCAGGAAGTCTACTTTTGGTGGTCCGCTAGAAGCAAAGTTCTTAGAGCCGGTTGCTTTGCTATAGCTAGATGGTGCTATGTTAGTTCCATTTACAAGCGAAGTTAGTGGAATCTCAACAACATCAAAATTAGCAGTTGTTGTTATACCCATCATAATGAGAGTACTTGAACTGTTTTTTGATGCCTGAATTTCAATACGGAAAGTGACGCTGGTAGCAACTCCGCTTGTTGCACTAGGTAGGTCAGTAATAGTTCCAGAGCCATCTACTCTTCCAACCAGATTCACATAATGGTTTCTCATGTCATTCACGCTATGAGGTGCAAGTTGACCCGTTTCTGGTAGAGTTTTCGTAGTATTTACTTTTATCTCTACACTGGCAATCTCTGTAGGAATGACAGTACCACTCACTACTTTGCGTGTAACTAGGTTATAGCCACCATTGACAGTTGTTTCAAGAATTGAGTTTGTATTATTTGTTCCGTTAAAATCAAAGTCGTCTTCTGAAATAGACTGTAAAATCTTATTCATCAGGCAGGCTACATCTGCACAATTATGCAGGGTTCCACTGGTAATATTGGCAATAAACCCCTTAGTATTTTGATCTCCAATAATAAGCAAAGCACCATCAAAGGCTCCATTTGGTTTAGTTTCAGTGGTGGTTCCAGAACTTACATCTAGAGTAACTCCAGATATTGCAACAGGTGTAGTTGTAGCAGGTGTAGTTGCAGCAG
Encoded here:
- a CDS encoding alpha/beta fold hydrolase: MLTIEKEKLELTTSDMWKIALYHYHGHKITRKTPVLLVHGIASDSTTWDIGVEGYNFAPWLASQGFDVYSIDLRGRSGSDGPHTGRGNQWSIDDYLLCDLPCAVEYILETTGSKNLHWVGHSLGGILGFFYQIRHKAANIKSLTGFAAALTYSYSTINHFRTWLDYITVLPYFPIDQLWRPLKAFVNENTPWNRFLWNPDNLTPEVKNAVMDKTVQRIAVLEWNQIKTISAVEGMTRLSGGFNHYVYDRRIVAPTLLLAGDKDWVCALEGIEWTTTNLKCRNRHMIFGKEYGSKASYGHMDIVCGINAPEETWPAALDWIVANED
- a CDS encoding AMP-binding protein, translated to MPDKTLLDVYSRAAVSYPKQFFHTKDRHKYYRSTSFAEVYRRAQVLALELISLGVNMGDNVAVIADNRMEWLIADMGIQLAGGVCVPRGSDSSANEIRFILEHCGAKIVFIEHLRLYKKIAEILSELKVKVFVLDPEFPKDSLAKFNGVTLADLLTNAKPLTNETQNQLYQIRSKISASNPFTIIYTSGTTGNPKGVVLTHANMMYQLRVVPDLLQLQQTDRILSILPIWHIFERLMLYCTIYRGANHYYTSTKDLMEDFIRVKPTLMASAPRLWETIYQRLRERVDKTEALNRELFDLSYDIKKELHSANNIIQHTWQRVTENGFLSSFPVFGGIISDLMQSVVKKATLTFPDMYLDPIFLMRVRAMLGGELRGTISGGGALPRHIDEFFNAIGIPVYEGYGMTECSPVIAMRSIDNVQIGTVGRIVNETVIQIRTENNELLPQGSIGVIWVKGPGVTSGYYKNDIATKTVLRDGWLNTGDLGRIDEFGNLSIRGRAKDTIVLLGGENIEPVPIETLLTQHPLIEQAVVVGQDKKNLGVLIWPSYERLEDAGYAVNEFDETCNLNTMPEIIHLFRSVLSEIVNERNGFKAFEHVTHIRFLPKKLLVGQELTNLQKIKRNVIHTKYENLIESMYQGHHHAHH
- a CDS encoding Fic family protein — translated: MKPNLDKALMIAKRQLAELVHDAVNLEGLHFSLPEIQTLLDGITVGGHKLSDQQVAINQAEAWRKLFEWVSRKSFAVTVEKVCELHKIAAKEEALTWGVFRTGSVFISGTSYTPPHHLELESRFSEMLKSLEGKEDAYDRAIHLFLVMARTQFFYDVNKRMGRFIMNGYLLIHGFPAINLPAKRQLEFNTKMLAFYESGEQQEMNLFLRSCLDEKIIQIMKEE
- a CDS encoding SHOCT domain-containing protein, which encodes MQNLTPNGQNLVNRICSKYNLSYNAVMHMLIAVNNGSGSMAQFNCPELGGGGQWMRGGMVMVGDMFNNGLKNTVDNLCNELSNALANTQIFEVITSGPYATNWYPSELGNPSSSGSQNNTRYAVFPQTRRLAIDYNGSVTIYDTLDHSIGGVSQQQGGDASLTFSSQYGTILVNSLPKVSGAGANQQQVNFINPQPVTPFIEQPQPNFTQSNPVPMNTNSEGVLELLEKLGKLHEAGVLTEAEFIAKKTDLLSRL